One Anguilla rostrata isolate EN2019 chromosome 15, ASM1855537v3, whole genome shotgun sequence genomic window carries:
- the LOC135240349 gene encoding integral membrane protein 2B-like isoform X1 — MVKVSFNSALGQKDVKKEDNNEALIPEYKDPEDDMRVRQQSKAWCWCMCLGLALMLSGVVVGGAYLYRYYVLQEGQVFVCGVDYMEENFMVPEEEVDVDLPSPVRRIQERFRVLEGDGVAVINVPVPEFADSDPADIVHDFPRKLTAYLDLSLNKCYVIPLNTSVVMPPKDLLELLVNIKAGTYLPQSYLIHEQMVVTERIDDVDQLGYFIYNLCRGKDTYRLERKDTILGMQKREALKCSRIRHFENKFVVETTICEP; from the exons ATGGTGAAGGTTTCTTTTAATTCAGCTTTGGGACAGAAAGATGTGAAAAAGGAAGACAATAATGAGGCTCTCATTCCTGAATACAAG gacCCGGAGGATGACATGCGAGTTCGGCAGCAGTCTAAGGCCTGGTGCTGGTGCATGTGCCTGGGCCTGGCACTCATGCTGTCTGGCGTAGTTGTGGGAGGAGCCTACCTGTACAGGTACTACGTGTTGCAG GAGGGtcaggtgtttgtgtgcgggGTGGACTACATGGAGGAGAACTTCATGGTgccagaggaggaggtggacgtGGACCTGCCCTCTCCGGTCCGGAGGATCCAGGAGAGGTTCCGCGTTTTGGAGGGTGACGGGGTCGCGGTCATCAACGTCCCTGTCCCGGAGTTCGCTGACAGTGACCCCGCTGACATCGTCCACGACTTTCCCAGG AAACTGACGGCATACCTGGACCTCAGCCTGAACAAATGCTACGTCATCCCCCTCAACACCTCCGTCGTCATGCCCCCCAAGGACTTACTGGAGCTGTTGGTCAACATCAAG GCTGGGACGTACCTGCCACAGTCCTACCTGATCCATGAGCAGATGGTCGTGACAGAGCGGATAGACGATGTGGACCAGCTGGGATACTTCATCTACAACCTCTGCCGTGGCAAGGACACATACAGACTGGAGCGCAAAGACACCATACTGG GCATGCAGAAACGCGAGGCCCTCAAATGCAGCAGGATCCGCCACTTTGAGAACAAGTTTGTGGTGGAGACCACCATCTGCGAGCCATAG
- the LOC135240349 gene encoding integral membrane protein 2B-like isoform X2 translates to MVKVSFNSALGQKDVKKEDNNEALIPEYKDPEDDMRVRQQSKAWCWCMCLGLALMLSGVVVGGAYLYRYYVLQGQVFVCGVDYMEENFMVPEEEVDVDLPSPVRRIQERFRVLEGDGVAVINVPVPEFADSDPADIVHDFPRKLTAYLDLSLNKCYVIPLNTSVVMPPKDLLELLVNIKAGTYLPQSYLIHEQMVVTERIDDVDQLGYFIYNLCRGKDTYRLERKDTILGMQKREALKCSRIRHFENKFVVETTICEP, encoded by the exons ATGGTGAAGGTTTCTTTTAATTCAGCTTTGGGACAGAAAGATGTGAAAAAGGAAGACAATAATGAGGCTCTCATTCCTGAATACAAG gacCCGGAGGATGACATGCGAGTTCGGCAGCAGTCTAAGGCCTGGTGCTGGTGCATGTGCCTGGGCCTGGCACTCATGCTGTCTGGCGTAGTTGTGGGAGGAGCCTACCTGTACAGGTACTACGTGTTGCAG GGtcaggtgtttgtgtgcgggGTGGACTACATGGAGGAGAACTTCATGGTgccagaggaggaggtggacgtGGACCTGCCCTCTCCGGTCCGGAGGATCCAGGAGAGGTTCCGCGTTTTGGAGGGTGACGGGGTCGCGGTCATCAACGTCCCTGTCCCGGAGTTCGCTGACAGTGACCCCGCTGACATCGTCCACGACTTTCCCAGG AAACTGACGGCATACCTGGACCTCAGCCTGAACAAATGCTACGTCATCCCCCTCAACACCTCCGTCGTCATGCCCCCCAAGGACTTACTGGAGCTGTTGGTCAACATCAAG GCTGGGACGTACCTGCCACAGTCCTACCTGATCCATGAGCAGATGGTCGTGACAGAGCGGATAGACGATGTGGACCAGCTGGGATACTTCATCTACAACCTCTGCCGTGGCAAGGACACATACAGACTGGAGCGCAAAGACACCATACTGG GCATGCAGAAACGCGAGGCCCTCAAATGCAGCAGGATCCGCCACTTTGAGAACAAGTTTGTGGTGGAGACCACCATCTGCGAGCCATAG